The following coding sequences lie in one Sinorhizobium fredii USDA 257 genomic window:
- a CDS encoding SDR family oxidoreductase, whose protein sequence is MRKALKDAVVVITGASSGVGQATAEEFARQGSRLVLAARDAVALQKVARTCRDLGAAVLVVPTDVTDADAVRDLARKALSFGKIDVWFSNVGVGAVGRFQETPIEAHEQVIRTNLIGHVNDAHAAIPVFLKQGHGTFINMISLGGFASTPFAAAYSASKFGLRGFSEALRAELADEPDIHICDVYPTFMDTPGVAHGANYTGRRLSVPPPVYDARRAARAVVRLAQYPRSAVTVGVVADLARLAHFLAPNTTSRLLARLTSSYLRRAPRAERSNGNLFRAPANPGGIEGGWRSERRVPIAAVAAAAVVGLALAAVIGGVPRTSYRRH, encoded by the coding sequence ATGCGGAAAGCGTTGAAAGATGCGGTGGTGGTGATTACCGGAGCCTCGTCCGGAGTCGGACAGGCGACGGCGGAGGAATTTGCCCGGCAAGGTTCGAGACTCGTGCTGGCCGCGCGCGACGCGGTGGCGCTGCAAAAGGTGGCGCGCACCTGCCGTGATCTCGGGGCGGCTGTGCTGGTCGTGCCGACCGATGTCACCGATGCGGATGCGGTCAGGGACCTGGCAAGAAAGGCCTTGAGCTTCGGCAAAATCGACGTCTGGTTCAGCAATGTCGGCGTCGGCGCGGTCGGCCGCTTCCAGGAAACGCCGATCGAGGCTCACGAGCAGGTCATTCGCACGAACCTGATCGGGCACGTCAACGATGCGCATGCCGCCATTCCCGTCTTCCTGAAGCAGGGCCACGGCACTTTCATCAACATGATCTCGCTCGGCGGCTTTGCCTCGACACCTTTTGCGGCGGCATACAGTGCCAGCAAGTTCGGCCTCCGAGGCTTTTCCGAAGCGCTGCGTGCCGAACTCGCCGATGAACCCGACATTCACATCTGCGATGTCTATCCAACCTTCATGGATACGCCCGGCGTCGCGCATGGCGCGAACTACACCGGCCGCAGGCTCAGCGTTCCGCCTCCAGTCTATGATGCGCGCCGGGCCGCCCGCGCCGTCGTCCGCCTGGCGCAATATCCACGCAGCGCCGTCACCGTCGGCGTCGTCGCCGACCTGGCGCGGCTCGCGCATTTTCTCGCCCCCAATACGACCTCCCGCCTGCTGGCCCGCCTGACCTCGTCCTATCTCAGGCGAGCGCCGCGCGCCGAAAGGAGCAACGGCAACCTGTTCAGGGCCCCTGCAAATCCCGGCGGCATCGAAGGCGGGTGGCGTTCGGAGCGCAGAGTTCCAATCGCCGCCGTTGCGGCCGCGGCCGTCGTTGGCCTTGCGCTCGCGGCGGTGATCGGCGGCGTACCCCGCACCTCGTATCGACGGCACTGA
- a CDS encoding DNA topoisomerase IB: MPLQVSSNSARHAAAMRDRSGAGRSRNGRDVAAGEGPAKESGLVYVSDSVPGIRRQRSGKGFVYRLPDGSILTDPVVKARIASLGLPPAYENVWICLDENGHLQATGYDARGRKQYRYHTEWQVQRSGDKFAQLLLFGKALPRIRRTTRRHMEGGAGDARTVLAALVALLDEAHLRTGSPAYVEANSTYGATTLLKRHLRLLDGYIELRFIAKGGKRVQRRLRRPKLQRLLENIADLPGRQLFVWRDDNDVLRPVDSGRLNRYLAEIAGFSVSAKTFRTWAGSVAAFTAAREALERGERPTVKTMCEAAAAALCNTPAICRKSYIHPYVIALADTGSAVSAKQLRRRGRANPELRVEEARMLNFLVRAARSETKAAATMNGITAGPSPAVI, from the coding sequence ATGCCGCTGCAAGTCAGTTCCAATTCGGCCCGCCATGCGGCGGCGATGCGTGATCGATCCGGCGCCGGGCGCAGCCGCAATGGGCGCGATGTAGCGGCAGGCGAAGGTCCCGCGAAGGAAAGCGGGCTCGTCTATGTCAGCGATTCGGTGCCGGGCATCAGGCGGCAACGCTCCGGCAAGGGGTTCGTCTACCGGCTGCCGGACGGCTCGATCCTGACCGACCCCGTCGTGAAGGCCCGTATCGCATCGCTGGGCCTGCCGCCGGCCTACGAGAACGTGTGGATTTGCCTGGACGAGAACGGGCACCTGCAGGCGACCGGCTATGACGCGCGCGGTCGAAAGCAATACCGCTATCACACGGAATGGCAGGTGCAGCGGAGCGGCGACAAGTTCGCTCAGCTCCTTCTCTTCGGCAAGGCGCTGCCGAGGATCCGGCGCACGACCCGCCGCCACATGGAAGGAGGAGCCGGCGACGCACGGACGGTGCTCGCCGCTCTGGTCGCCTTGCTCGACGAAGCGCATCTGCGAACCGGAAGTCCCGCCTATGTCGAGGCGAATTCGACCTATGGCGCGACGACGCTGTTGAAACGCCATTTGCGGCTCCTCGACGGTTACATAGAGCTGCGGTTTATCGCCAAGGGAGGCAAACGCGTGCAGCGGCGGCTGCGGCGCCCGAAACTGCAGCGCCTGCTCGAGAACATCGCCGACCTGCCGGGACGGCAGCTCTTCGTGTGGAGGGACGACAACGATGTCCTGCGCCCGGTCGACTCGGGGCGTCTCAACCGCTATCTGGCGGAGATTGCCGGCTTCTCGGTTTCGGCCAAGACGTTCCGGACTTGGGCGGGCAGCGTTGCCGCCTTCACGGCAGCACGCGAAGCACTGGAGAGAGGCGAGCGCCCGACCGTCAAAACGATGTGCGAGGCGGCTGCCGCGGCTCTCTGCAACACGCCGGCTATCTGCCGCAAAAGCTACATCCATCCGTATGTCATCGCTCTCGCGGATACCGGCTCTGCTGTCTCCGCCAAACAGCTGCGCCGCCGCGGACGCGCAAACCCTGAGCTACGGGTGGAGGAAGCGCGCATGCTCAATTTTCTTGTGCGCGCCGCACGTTCGGAGACCAAGGCAGCGGCCACGATGAACGGAATAACGGCGGGACCGAGCCCCGCCGTTATCTGA
- a CDS encoding metallophosphoesterase family protein codes for MGNKLKVAAVADLHMKEDGSVSYAELFSEVSKVADVLVIAGDLTDLGKPAEAELLASDLKYCTVPVVAVLGNHDHQCNAVEEISSILMKAGVHLLDGQAVEIAGIGFAGTKGFVGGFGRHMLGSFGETALKTMVSATVDEAMRLENALRKTSAQHSVVVLHYAPIAETVAGEPEEIYPFLGSSRFAETIDRFHVSAVVHGHAHKGTYKGTTPGGAPVFNVAAHVEKPTGRPYAILEF; via the coding sequence ATGGGCAACAAGCTGAAGGTGGCCGCGGTTGCCGACCTCCACATGAAAGAGGATGGTTCGGTCTCCTATGCGGAACTGTTTTCGGAAGTGTCGAAAGTCGCCGATGTGCTGGTGATCGCCGGCGACCTGACCGATCTCGGCAAGCCCGCCGAGGCGGAGCTTCTCGCCTCCGACCTGAAATACTGCACCGTCCCTGTGGTGGCGGTTCTCGGAAACCACGACCACCAATGCAATGCCGTCGAGGAGATCTCGTCGATCCTCATGAAGGCAGGTGTCCACCTCCTTGATGGGCAGGCGGTCGAGATCGCCGGCATCGGCTTTGCCGGCACGAAAGGATTTGTCGGCGGCTTCGGGCGTCACATGCTCGGTTCTTTCGGCGAAACAGCCCTGAAGACGATGGTTTCCGCCACCGTCGACGAAGCGATGCGCCTCGAAAACGCCCTGCGAAAAACCAGTGCCCAGCACTCCGTGGTCGTGCTCCACTACGCGCCGATCGCCGAGACCGTTGCGGGAGAGCCGGAAGAGATCTATCCCTTCCTCGGCTCCTCTCGTTTCGCCGAAACAATCGACCGGTTCCACGTCAGCGCCGTCGTCCACGGCCACGCTCACAAGGGCACTTACAAGGGCACGACGCCAGGCGGCGCGCCCGTCTTCAATGTCGCCGCCCATGTGGAGAAGCCGACTGGCCGGCCCTATGCGATCCTGGAATTCTGA
- a CDS encoding BON domain-containing protein translates to MPRRKDWRRDDPYWRSRESGRDWYGDERGARRRFAETVEPRGADYENSEYFPDAESSAGPYGRMGEDYGRSSWERGYGGYGSDYGYRGRPSSPRSSRDWDEERGFFERAGDEVASWFGDEDAERRRQMDQHRGKGPKGYTRSDSRIQEDVSDRLSDDGALDASDIEVSVTSGEVQLSGFVETKWAKRRAEDLAENVSGVSHVQNNIRLRGAGSSGGTSGWNPGGSNQNL, encoded by the coding sequence ATGCCCAGGAGAAAAGATTGGAGGCGAGACGATCCCTATTGGCGCTCGCGCGAATCCGGCAGGGATTGGTACGGCGATGAGAGAGGCGCCCGGCGGCGCTTTGCGGAGACGGTCGAACCGCGCGGCGCCGATTACGAGAATTCCGAGTATTTCCCGGATGCGGAATCCAGTGCCGGTCCCTATGGCAGGATGGGTGAGGACTACGGGCGTTCGAGCTGGGAGCGTGGTTATGGCGGTTATGGTTCCGACTACGGCTATCGGGGGCGGCCGTCCTCTCCGCGGTCCAGCCGGGACTGGGACGAGGAGCGAGGCTTCTTCGAACGGGCCGGCGACGAGGTAGCCTCATGGTTCGGTGACGAAGATGCCGAGCGCCGGCGCCAAATGGATCAGCATCGTGGCAAAGGGCCGAAGGGCTATACCCGCTCCGACAGCCGCATCCAGGAAGATGTCAGCGACCGTCTGAGCGATGACGGGGCACTCGACGCTTCCGACATCGAGGTCTCGGTCACAAGTGGCGAGGTTCAGCTCAGCGGTTTCGTCGAGACCAAATGGGCGAAACGCCGCGCCGAGGACCTGGCGGAAAACGTCTCCGGCGTTAGCCACGTCCAGAACAATATTCGCCTTCGAGGCGCCGGTTCGTCCGGGGGAACGTCCGGCTGGAACCCGGGCGGAAGCAATCAAAATCTCTGA
- a CDS encoding zinc-dependent alcohol dehydrogenase — MKALTWHGKGDIRCESVPDPIIEDQHDAIIKVTACAICGSDLHIFNGLIPAMEHGDVVGHEAMGEVVEVGRAATKLKVGERVVVPFTIACGACFFCQRGFYSACERTNPDREKAMKMWGNSPSGLFGYSHLLGGYRGGQAEYLRVPHADVGPIKVPEELTDEQVLFLSDIFPTGYMAAEFCGIEPGDTIAIWGCGPVGQMAIRSAFLLGAERVIAVDTVPERLRLAETAGAVTLDYMQEDIYDRIMEMTHGRGADACIDAVGTEADSRASLDSLVDRVKVATYLGTDRPHVLRQAIHCCRNFGTVSIVGVYGGYLDKIPFGSAINRGLTFRMAQTPVQRYLPLLLDRIRKGEIDPSFVITHRGSLDDGPNLYQTFNKRADGCVKVVLKP; from the coding sequence ATGAAGGCTCTGACTTGGCACGGCAAGGGCGACATTCGGTGCGAGAGTGTTCCCGATCCGATAATCGAGGACCAGCACGACGCCATCATCAAGGTTACTGCCTGCGCGATCTGCGGCTCCGATCTGCACATCTTCAACGGGCTGATACCGGCGATGGAGCATGGCGACGTCGTTGGTCACGAGGCCATGGGCGAGGTCGTCGAGGTCGGCAGGGCTGCGACGAAGCTAAAGGTCGGAGAGCGCGTCGTGGTGCCCTTCACCATCGCCTGCGGCGCGTGCTTCTTCTGCCAGCGGGGCTTCTACTCCGCCTGCGAGCGAACCAATCCCGACCGGGAGAAAGCGATGAAGATGTGGGGCAATTCGCCCTCGGGCCTGTTCGGCTATTCACATCTTCTCGGCGGCTACCGCGGCGGCCAGGCCGAGTATCTGCGTGTGCCGCACGCCGATGTAGGGCCGATCAAGGTACCGGAGGAACTCACCGACGAGCAGGTCCTGTTCCTCTCGGATATCTTTCCGACCGGATACATGGCTGCCGAATTCTGCGGCATCGAGCCGGGCGACACGATCGCCATCTGGGGCTGCGGGCCTGTCGGCCAGATGGCGATCCGTTCGGCCTTCCTGCTCGGGGCGGAACGGGTGATCGCCGTCGATACGGTTCCCGAGCGGCTGCGGCTTGCGGAAACGGCAGGCGCGGTCACGCTCGACTACATGCAGGAGGATATCTACGACCGCATCATGGAGATGACCCATGGGCGCGGCGCGGATGCCTGCATCGATGCGGTGGGGACGGAGGCCGACAGCCGGGCAAGCCTCGATTCCCTCGTCGACCGCGTCAAGGTCGCCACCTACCTCGGCACCGATCGTCCGCATGTGCTGCGCCAGGCGATCCACTGCTGCCGGAATTTCGGTACGGTCTCCATCGTCGGAGTCTATGGCGGCTATCTCGACAAGATACCCTTCGGCTCGGCGATCAATCGGGGGCTGACCTTCCGCATGGCGCAAACACCCGTTCAGCGCTACCTGCCCTTGCTGCTCGATCGCATCCGCAAGGGCGAGATCGATCCCTCCTTCGTCATCACCCACCGGGGCTCCCTGGACGACGGGCCAAACCTTTATCAGACATTCAACAAGAGGGCGGACGGCTGCGTGAAGGTTGTCCTGAAACCTTGA
- a CDS encoding SDR family oxidoreductase translates to MESYPRPPFKRQSQPMPGTTDRMDPLPDHGEKTYQGSGRLQGKKAIITGGDSGIGRAVAIAYAREGADVLISYLNEHEDAKSTKTLVEEAGRKGVLVAGDIQTSDHCKRIVETALNELGGIDILVNNAAHQASFPDIADISDEEWELTFRVNIHAMFYLTRAAVPHMKPGSSIINTASINADVPNPILLAYATTKGAIQNFTAGLAQMLADKGIRANAVAPGPIWTPLIPSTLPEDSVMNFGKQVPMKRPGQPVELASAYVMLADPLSSYVSGATIAVTGGKPIL, encoded by the coding sequence ATGGAGAGTTACCCGCGCCCGCCGTTCAAGCGTCAGAGCCAGCCGATGCCTGGAACCACGGACCGTATGGACCCCCTGCCGGACCACGGGGAGAAAACCTACCAGGGGTCGGGCCGGTTGCAGGGTAAGAAAGCCATCATCACCGGCGGAGACAGCGGCATTGGCCGAGCTGTGGCAATCGCCTACGCACGAGAGGGCGCCGATGTCCTTATCTCTTACCTGAACGAGCACGAGGACGCGAAATCGACCAAGACGCTTGTCGAAGAGGCGGGACGCAAGGGCGTCCTCGTCGCCGGCGATATCCAGACATCGGACCATTGCAAGCGAATTGTCGAGACGGCGCTCAACGAACTCGGCGGTATCGACATCCTTGTCAACAACGCCGCGCACCAGGCCTCCTTTCCGGATATCGCAGACATCTCCGACGAGGAATGGGAACTGACCTTCCGCGTGAACATTCATGCGATGTTCTATCTCACCCGCGCAGCGGTCCCGCATATGAAACCGGGCAGTTCGATCATCAACACCGCCTCGATCAATGCGGATGTCCCGAACCCGATCCTGCTGGCCTATGCGACCACCAAGGGTGCGATCCAGAATTTCACCGCCGGCCTGGCGCAAATGCTTGCCGACAAGGGCATACGCGCCAATGCGGTGGCGCCGGGCCCGATCTGGACACCGCTGATCCCCTCCACCCTTCCCGAGGATTCGGTCATGAATTTCGGCAAGCAGGTGCCGATGAAGCGGCCCGGGCAACCGGTGGAACTCGCCTCGGCCTATGTCATGCTGGCGGATCCGCTGTCGAGCTACGTCTCGGGCGCGACAATCGCCGTCACCGGCGGCAAGCCGATACTGTAG